A genomic stretch from Camarhynchus parvulus chromosome 11, STF_HiC, whole genome shotgun sequence includes:
- the TRAPPC2L gene encoding trafficking protein particle complex subunit 2-like protein, producing MAVCIAVIAKENYPLYIRSVPTENELKFHYTVHTSLDVVDEKISAMGKALVDQRELYLGLLYPTEDYKVYGYVTNSKVKFVMVVDSSNTALRDNEIRSMFRKLHNSYTDIMCNPFYNPGDRIHSRAFDTMVNSMMMQVC from the exons ATGGCGGTGTGCATCGCCGTGATCGCCAAGGAG aaTTACCCCCTGTACATCCGGAGTGTCCCCACGGAGAACGAGCTGAAGTTCCACTACACCGTGCACACCTCCCTGGACGTGGTGGATGAGAAGATCTCAGCCATGGGCAAAGCCCTGGTGGACCAGAGGGAGCTCTACCTGGGGCTCCTCTACCCCACTGAAGACTACAAGGT CTATGGCTACGTGACCAACTCCAAGGTGAAGTTTGTCATGGTGGTGGACTCCTCCAACACAGCCCTGAGGGACAACGAGATCCGCAGT ATGTTCCGGAAGCTGCACAACTCCTACACAGACATCATGTGTAACCCCTTCTACAACCCTGGGGACAGGATCCATTCCAG GGCTTTTGATACCATGGTGAACTCCATGATGATGCAGGTGTGCTGA
- the PABPN1L gene encoding embryonic polyadenylate-binding protein 2, protein MFGGRASPLFLDTSEIWWQDPPSLQAEAAPWDVAEVAAVCKAADEGSEPSPQEGNSAEKQDVQDPELEAIKAKLREIEKEDERLKELQLEAENHLFMSSEAALFPLTTKEKMEADQRSIYVGNVDYGGTAEELESHFNSCGQINRVTILCDKFSGHPKGYAYIEFEEQSSVKAAVELDESVFRGRVIKVLPKRTNMPGISSTDRGGYRGCFHARGGLGRWGGPYGQQPRVRGRTYRGRARLLPWYFPY, encoded by the exons ATGTTCGGGGGCCGGGCCAG tCCTCTGTTCCTGGACACTTCGGAGATCTGGTGGCAGGACCCACCGTCCCTGCAAGCGGAGGCGGCGCCCTGGGACGTGGCGGAGGTGGCAGCCGTGTGCAAGGCAGCGGATGAGGGCTCAGAGCCGAGCCCCCAGGAGGGGAACAGCGCGGAGAAGCAGGATGTTCAGGACCCG GAGCTGGAGGCCATCAAAGCCAAACTGCGGGAAATAGAGAAGGAGGATgagaggctgaaggagctgcagctggaagctgAGAATCACCTGTTCATGAGCTCAGAAGCAG CTCTCTTCCCACTGACAACCAAGGAGAAGATGGAGGCTGACCAGCGTTCCATCTACGTGGGCAAT GTGGATTACGGGGGCACAGCAGAAGAGCTGGAGTCTCACTTCAACAGCTGTGGGCAGATCAACCGCGTCACCATCCTCTGTGACAAGTTCTCGGGCCACCCCAAAGG CTATGCCTACATCGAGTTcgaggagcagagctctgtgaagGCTGCGGTGGAGCTGGACGAGAGCGTCTTCAGGGGCCGTGTCATCAAG gtgctgcccaAGAGGACCAACATGCCCGGCATCAGCAGCACGGACCGCGGCGGCTACCGGGGCTGCTTCCACGCCCGGGGCGGGCTGGGCCGCTGGGGGGGCCCCTACGGGCAGCAGCCCCGGGTCAGGGGGAGAACCTACAG GGGTCGGGCAAGGCTGCTGCCTTGGTATTTTCCATACTAG